In bacterium, one genomic interval encodes:
- a CDS encoding GNAT family N-acetyltransferase translates to MSRRGLEIYEPGVCDGEVVAAVQGLVPQLSTSAAAPSAEQVAELCEAEATVLLLARLDGAIVGMLVLVLFRLPTGMRAWIEDVVVESAVRGGGVGEALTREALRRASAAGAVTVDLTSRPSRAAAVRLYERMGFERRDTGVYRWRGGEG, encoded by the coding sequence GTGTCACGGCGCGGTTTGGAGATCTACGAGCCCGGCGTGTGTGACGGTGAGGTGGTGGCGGCGGTCCAGGGGTTGGTGCCGCAGTTGTCGACATCGGCCGCGGCGCCGTCGGCCGAGCAGGTGGCCGAGTTGTGCGAGGCGGAGGCGACGGTGTTGCTCCTGGCGCGGCTCGACGGTGCCATCGTGGGGATGCTCGTGCTGGTGCTGTTCCGGCTGCCGACGGGGATGCGGGCGTGGATCGAGGACGTCGTGGTCGAGAGCGCCGTGCGCGGCGGCGGTGTGGGCGAGGCGCTCACCCGGGAGGCCCTGCGCCGGGCCTCTGCGGCCGGCGCGGTCACCGTCGATCTCACGTCGCGCCCCAGCCGGGCCGCGGCGGTGCGTCTCTACGAGCGCATGGGCTTCGAGCGCCGCGACACGGGCGTCTACCGCTGGCGCGGCGGTGAGGGATGA
- a CDS encoding PAC2 family protein — protein MDETVPQSPTPDLAEVRWTRRPRLERPVVLAAFRGWNDAGDAATGAAKHLAQQWRTTAFAELDPEEFYDFTVARPLVHLDEDGQRRLTWPTNRFSAGRVPGSETDVIILEGIEPHFRWSSFCRHVLGVAKHLEARLVVTLGALLADVPHTRPVSIYGSTDDTELAERLQLRSSSYEGPTGIVGVLGVACRQAGVASASLWASVPAYAAGNPSPKATLALTEQVAGLLGTDVETGDLHHQSLVYEQEVDELVSSDDDAQTYVAELEQAFDNSPDVDPDDPARLVQEVEKFLRDQS, from the coding sequence GTGGACGAAACGGTGCCGCAGTCACCCACACCCGATCTCGCCGAAGTCCGGTGGACGAGGCGCCCGCGCCTCGAGCGGCCCGTGGTGCTGGCCGCCTTCCGCGGCTGGAACGACGCCGGCGACGCAGCCACCGGCGCGGCCAAGCACCTGGCGCAGCAGTGGCGCACCACCGCCTTCGCCGAGCTGGACCCCGAGGAGTTCTACGACTTCACGGTTGCCCGCCCGCTCGTGCACCTCGACGAGGACGGTCAGCGGAGGCTCACCTGGCCCACGAACCGATTCTCGGCCGGCCGCGTGCCCGGCAGCGAGACCGACGTGATCATCCTCGAGGGGATCGAGCCGCACTTCCGCTGGAGTTCGTTCTGCCGGCACGTGCTCGGCGTCGCCAAGCACCTCGAGGCGCGGCTCGTCGTCACCCTCGGGGCGCTGCTGGCCGATGTGCCGCACACCCGCCCGGTGTCGATCTACGGCTCCACCGACGACACGGAGCTGGCCGAGCGCCTGCAGCTGCGCAGTTCGAGCTACGAGGGCCCCACCGGCATCGTCGGCGTGCTGGGCGTGGCCTGCCGCCAGGCGGGCGTCGCCTCGGCGTCGCTGTGGGCGTCGGTGCCCGCCTACGCGGCCGGCAACCCGTCGCCGAAGGCCACCCTGGCGCTCACCGAGCAGGTCGCCGGGCTGCTCGGCACCGACGTCGAGACGGGTGACCTGCATCACCAGTCGCTGGTGTACGAGCAGGAGGTGGACGAACTCGTCAGCAGCGACGACGACGCCCAGACCTACGTCGCCGAACTCGAGCAGGCCTTCGACAACAGCCCCGACGTCGACCCCGACGACCCCGCGCGCCTCGTCCAAGAAGTCGAGAAGTTCCTCCGCGACCAGTCCTGA
- a CDS encoding ABC transporter ATP-binding protein: protein MRQVNTHYGAVHALKDVNLAIHPGEMVCLLGGNASGKSTTLKTLLGMVKPTSGQVVLDGEVVNDRSTAYRVERGVTMVPENRRLFQRLSVRENLQLGAYLRSDSDGIASDMEWVFELFPRVKERLSQKSGTLSGGEQQMVAIGRALMSRPKVLLMDEPSMGLAPALVKQNFDLIEQIHEAGLTIFMVEQNANMALGIADRGWVLQTGRVVLDDTAENLLKHPDLRASYLGEA from the coding sequence ATGCGGCAGGTCAACACGCACTACGGCGCGGTGCACGCCCTCAAGGACGTGAACCTGGCGATCCATCCCGGCGAGATGGTCTGCCTGCTCGGCGGCAACGCCAGCGGCAAGTCCACCACCCTGAAGACCCTGCTGGGCATGGTCAAGCCCACCTCCGGTCAGGTCGTGCTCGACGGCGAGGTGGTGAACGACCGCTCCACGGCCTACCGGGTGGAGCGGGGCGTCACCATGGTCCCGGAGAACCGGCGCCTGTTCCAGCGGCTGTCCGTACGGGAGAACCTCCAGCTCGGCGCCTACCTGCGCAGCGACAGCGACGGCATCGCCTCGGACATGGAGTGGGTGTTCGAGCTGTTCCCCCGCGTCAAGGAGCGCCTCAGCCAGAAGTCGGGGACCCTGTCAGGCGGCGAGCAGCAGATGGTGGCGATCGGCCGGGCGCTCATGTCGAGGCCCAAGGTGCTGCTGATGGACGAGCCCTCGATGGGGCTGGCGCCCGCCCTCGTGAAGCAGAACTTCGACCTCATCGAGCAGATCCACGAGGCCGGATTGACCATCTTCATGGTGGAGCAGAACGCCAACATGGCGCTGGGCATCGCCGACCGCGGCTGGGTCCTGCAGACCGGTCGCGTCGTCCTCGACGACACCGCCGAGAACCTGCTCAAACACCCCGACCTCAGAGCGTCCTACCTCGGCGAGGCCTAG
- a CDS encoding ABC transporter ATP-binding protein gives MSRSASPLLEIRNLDVDFGGLKAVNGLNMEVHEGEIVSVIGPNGAGKTTLFNAISAMVPVTAGDILFEGSTLLGLDPNQVTARGVARTFQNVRLFTNMTILENVMVAQHCRTKRGAWGALFYTRGFRREEDEIRTRGEEALGFFGTRLVGFRLNQPASVLSYANRRRLEIARAMATQPKLLLLDEPVAGMNPVESAELTRLIGRLRDEWGFAIVFIEHDMSVVRDTSDRVVVLNHGELLTEGLYAEVSMDPRVIEAYLGRDTIIEDAPTS, from the coding sequence ATGAGCCGCAGCGCCTCCCCGCTCCTGGAGATCCGGAACCTCGACGTCGACTTCGGCGGCCTCAAGGCGGTCAACGGCCTCAACATGGAGGTGCACGAGGGCGAGATCGTCTCGGTCATCGGCCCCAACGGCGCCGGCAAGACGACGCTGTTCAACGCCATTTCCGCCATGGTGCCCGTCACCGCCGGCGACATCCTCTTCGAGGGTTCGACGCTGCTGGGCCTCGACCCCAACCAGGTGACCGCCCGGGGCGTCGCCCGCACGTTCCAGAACGTGCGGCTGTTCACCAACATGACGATCCTCGAGAACGTCATGGTGGCCCAGCACTGCCGCACGAAGCGGGGCGCCTGGGGGGCGCTGTTCTACACGCGGGGCTTCCGGCGCGAGGAGGATGAGATCCGCACGCGGGGCGAGGAGGCCCTGGGCTTCTTCGGCACCCGGCTGGTCGGCTTCCGGCTCAACCAGCCCGCCTCGGTGCTGTCCTACGCCAACCGCCGCCGCCTGGAGATCGCCCGCGCCATGGCCACGCAGCCGAAGCTCCTCCTCCTCGACGAGCCGGTGGCCGGCATGAACCCCGTGGAGTCCGCGGAGCTGACCCGGCTGATCGGTCGGCTGCGGGACGAGTGGGGCTTCGCCATCGTGTTCATCGAGCACGACATGTCGGTGGTGCGGGACACCTCCGACCGCGTCGTCGTCCTGAACCACGGCGAACTTCTCACCGAGGGCCTCTACGCCGAGGTCTCGATGGACCCCCGCGTGATCGAGGCCTACCTGGGCCGGGACACCATCATCGAGGATGCGCCCACGTCATGA
- a CDS encoding branched-chain amino acid ABC transporter permease, whose protein sequence is MTATEMRPGPPEEELAPPRRARDLDWRRLGRLGGVAAFVEMFISLSAMPVRLDERLVIESILSLGYVFIGAIPIVVGHRIGRQVKLEGVPIHGPGRYELIGGALVGTLAGAGLSLLVVLITHFDIREPLVNWSPQLRDLLSFDQGPAFGVLIWLGIGAVGGFIGGGLRLLATRWRRTLLTMAATVVLAAILEQLVVDLVSGVGLEPVADWFYARRGGLTQAGAGVTAAISGVAAFFGRGRLKVARERIKTLEGPARTRANAGMILLTAAILIVVPLLVGSLTNELLANVGLFVLLALGLNIVVGLAGILDLGYVAFFAVGSYTAAVLTAATSPRINPELPWFVALIFVVIVTGLVGLFIGAPVIRMRGDYLAIVTLGFGEIIRLLFLSDWLSGWFGGSQGITAIGGVEIFGLTTVDGTNPRNVFYLVLVFCAIAIYVSWRLERSRLGRAWMAVREDETVAEAMGINTVNVKLLAFVVGAVLGSFSGAIFANKVGSVFPSSFLILVSMVILVVVIFGGMGSIIGVIAGAALLIGVLGGPKQPGLLQEFSEFKLLIYGALLVWMMLARPEGLIPSVRRSRELHQEEFLQDAWLRGEVDTDDGNGDEPAAGERP, encoded by the coding sequence ATGACCGCCACCGAGATGCGCCCCGGGCCCCCCGAGGAAGAGCTCGCCCCGCCGCGCCGCGCCCGCGACCTGGACTGGCGCCGGCTGGGGCGCTTGGGAGGCGTGGCCGCCTTCGTGGAGATGTTCATCTCGCTCTCGGCCATGCCGGTGCGGCTCGACGAGCGCCTCGTTATCGAGTCGATCCTGAGCCTCGGCTACGTGTTCATCGGGGCCATCCCCATCGTCGTGGGTCACCGCATCGGCCGCCAGGTCAAACTCGAGGGCGTCCCGATCCACGGGCCCGGCCGGTACGAGTTGATCGGCGGCGCCCTGGTGGGGACGCTGGCGGGCGCGGGTCTGTCGCTGCTGGTGGTGCTGATCACCCACTTCGACATCCGGGAGCCGCTGGTGAACTGGAGCCCGCAACTGCGGGATCTGCTCTCCTTCGACCAGGGGCCTGCCTTCGGGGTGCTGATCTGGCTCGGCATCGGCGCCGTCGGAGGCTTCATCGGCGGCGGTCTGCGGCTGCTGGCGACCCGCTGGCGCCGCACGCTGCTGACGATGGCCGCCACGGTCGTCCTCGCCGCGATCCTGGAGCAGCTCGTCGTCGACCTCGTGAGTGGCGTCGGACTGGAGCCGGTGGCCGACTGGTTCTACGCCCGCCGGGGCGGGCTCACCCAGGCCGGCGCGGGGGTGACCGCCGCCATCTCCGGGGTGGCGGCGTTCTTCGGGCGCGGCCGCCTGAAGGTTGCCCGCGAGCGGATCAAGACCCTCGAGGGTCCGGCGCGCACCAGGGCCAACGCCGGGATGATCCTGCTGACCGCGGCGATCCTGATCGTCGTGCCGCTGCTGGTCGGCAGCCTCACCAATGAGCTGCTGGCCAACGTCGGCCTGTTCGTGCTGCTGGCGCTGGGGCTCAACATCGTGGTCGGCCTCGCCGGCATCCTGGACCTCGGCTACGTGGCCTTCTTCGCCGTCGGCAGCTACACCGCGGCGGTGCTGACGGCGGCCACCTCGCCCAGGATCAACCCCGAACTCCCCTGGTTCGTGGCGCTCATCTTCGTGGTCATCGTCACCGGGCTGGTGGGCCTGTTCATCGGGGCGCCGGTCATCCGCATGCGCGGCGACTACCTGGCCATCGTCACCCTGGGTTTCGGCGAGATCATCCGGCTGCTGTTCCTGTCGGACTGGCTCTCGGGTTGGTTCGGCGGATCGCAGGGCATCACCGCCATCGGCGGGGTGGAGATCTTCGGTCTCACGACCGTCGACGGCACCAACCCGCGCAACGTCTTCTACCTGGTGCTGGTCTTCTGCGCCATCGCCATCTACGTCTCGTGGCGACTCGAGCGCTCGCGCCTGGGGCGCGCCTGGATGGCGGTGCGCGAGGACGAGACCGTGGCCGAGGCCATGGGCATCAACACCGTCAACGTCAAGCTGCTGGCCTTCGTGGTGGGCGCTGTCCTCGGCTCCTTCAGCGGCGCCATCTTCGCCAACAAGGTGGGTTCGGTGTTCCCGTCCAGCTTCCTGATCCTGGTGTCGATGGTCATCCTGGTGGTGGTGATCTTCGGGGGCATGGGCAGCATCATCGGCGTCATCGCCGGTGCGGCGCTCCTCATCGGCGTGTTGGGCGGGCCGAAGCAGCCCGGCCTGCTGCAGGAGTTCTCGGAGTTCAAGCTGCTCATCTACGGCGCGCTGCTGGTGTGGATGATGCTGGCCCGGCCCGAGGGGCTCATCCCCAGCGTCCGCCGGTCCCGCGAGCTGCACCAGGAGGAGTTCCTGCAGGACGCCTGGCTGCGGGGCGAGGTCGACACTGATGACGGCAACGGCGACGAGCCCGCGGCGGGGGAGCGCCCATGA
- a CDS encoding branched-chain amino acid ABC transporter permease, producing MNVRGAPRTGAPRTGVDQFLTVLRVFAVGLVLVGLAAFIAQEINTDNAFARWANPDATGLTGAQFRGLVVSGIAQGAMYGLIALGYSMVYGVLGFINFAHGEVFMMGAMTGMITSNKLADAGLWESNFIGSLALVMFGSILVSMFLAVVMERVAYRPLRGAPRLIPLITSIGVSFFIQNMSIVLFGPASKSYPRRPDWLREKHTFLEIEGARIMVIVAAAVSMIALWYLVERTKVGKAMRAVAEDAEIAALMGIDVNRTIVKVFAVGGAFAGMAGILWGVLFGSVIHNTGFLPGIKAFSSAVVGGIGNLGGAMVGGLFIGIAESVGPLLILEPLGVSGVSQLRDAVAFAMLIGVLLLRPSGIFGERLRAEDRT from the coding sequence GTGAACGTCAGAGGCGCGCCCCGCACCGGGGCGCCCCGCACCGGTGTCGACCAATTCCTCACGGTCCTGCGCGTCTTCGCCGTCGGGCTGGTTCTCGTCGGCCTGGCGGCGTTCATCGCCCAGGAGATCAACACCGACAACGCCTTCGCCCGCTGGGCCAATCCCGACGCCACCGGCCTCACCGGCGCCCAGTTCCGGGGCCTCGTGGTGTCGGGCATCGCCCAGGGCGCCATGTACGGGCTGATCGCGCTGGGCTACTCCATGGTCTACGGCGTGCTGGGGTTCATCAACTTCGCCCACGGCGAGGTGTTCATGATGGGCGCCATGACCGGCATGATCACTTCCAACAAGCTGGCCGACGCCGGCCTGTGGGAGAGCAACTTCATCGGCTCGTTGGCGCTGGTGATGTTCGGGTCGATCCTGGTGTCGATGTTCCTGGCGGTGGTCATGGAACGGGTCGCCTACCGGCCGCTGCGGGGGGCGCCCCGGCTGATACCGCTCATCACCTCCATCGGCGTGTCGTTCTTCATCCAGAACATGTCGATCGTGCTGTTCGGCCCGGCCAGCAAGTCGTACCCGCGAAGGCCCGACTGGCTGCGGGAGAAGCACACCTTCCTCGAGATCGAGGGCGCCAGGATCATGGTCATCGTGGCCGCGGCCGTCTCGATGATCGCCCTCTGGTACCTCGTGGAGCGCACCAAGGTCGGCAAGGCGATGCGGGCGGTGGCCGAGGACGCCGAGATCGCCGCCCTCATGGGCATCGACGTGAACCGCACCATCGTGAAGGTGTTCGCCGTGGGCGGCGCCTTCGCCGGCATGGCGGGCATCCTCTGGGGGGTCCTGTTCGGCAGCGTCATCCACAACACCGGGTTCCTGCCCGGCATCAAGGCCTTCAGTTCGGCGGTGGTGGGCGGCATCGGCAACCTCGGCGGGGCCATGGTCGGTGGCCTGTTCATCGGGATCGCCGAGTCGGTGGGACCGCTGCTCATCCTGGAGCCGCTGGGCGTCAGCGGGGTGTCGCAGCTGCGCGACGCCGTGGCCTTCGCCATGCTGATCGGCGTGCTGCTGCTGCGGCCCAGCGGCATCTTCGGTGAGCGCCTGCGGGCCGAGGACCGGACATGA